In Aegilops tauschii subsp. strangulata cultivar AL8/78 chromosome 3, Aet v6.0, whole genome shotgun sequence, one genomic interval encodes:
- the LOC109777016 gene encoding G-type lectin S-receptor-like serine/threonine-protein kinase At2g19130: MAMVPLHILLGLLLLLHATPPCSSASGDALAAGQVLTVGDKLVSANGRFALGFFQFHPPSNTILSKSNDTTSHSSDWYLGIWFNKIPVCTTVWVANRDDPIIDPKPNLTQLKISSDGNLVIIHQGGVLWSALAVNKNRTRTSNMKATSVVLTNSGNLALTSASAQPLWESFDYPTDVVLPGAKFGWNKVTGLNRRGISRKSIVDPGLGSYSIELDTNGKGIVLKRRKPSVEYRVYAPETSDILKLLPRIQKILQLDRRTNGLIVPNYTNNQEEEYYIYTSPDESSSSFLSLDISGQIKLNIWSQANQSWQAVFADPVDVCTPAATCGPFTVCDANAQPPCDCMENFSKKSPQHWAFGDRTHGCIRNTPLYCTSGKNTTTSTDMFHPIAKVTLPYNSQSVNLATTRSKCEESCLSSCSCTAYSYSNSNCSVWHGKLLAVSLSDGLEISSEDILYLRLAAKDLPSLGKDKRKPNVGVVTAASISSFGLLILMLLLVIWRKKLGWCGSPLYANQGPSGLIAFRYIDLAHATKNFSEHLGTGGFGSVYKGALSDSTTIAVKRLDGARQGEKQFRAETLGWQLLWAGTLVES, translated from the exons ATGGCCATGGTTCCCCTCCACATATTGCTCGGCCTTCTCCTCCTCTTGCACGCTACTCCTCCATGCTCCTCGGCAAGTGGAGATGCTCTCGCGGCGGGCCAGGTGCTCACCGTCGGGGACAAGCTCGTCTCAGCAAACGGCAGGTTTGCGCTCGGCTTCTTCCAGTTCCATCCACCAAGCAACACTATTCTTAGTAAGTCCAACGACACCACCTCCCACAGCTCCGACTGGTACCTTGGCATATGGTTCAACAAGATACCGGTTTGTACAACTGTGTGGGTCGCCAATAGGGACGACCCAATCATTGACCCCAAACCCAACCTCACACAGCTCAAAATCTCAAGCGATGGCAACCTTGTCATCATACACCAGGGAGGTGTACTCTGGTCCGCTCTTGCTGTAAACAAGAATAGGACACGAACCAGCAACATGAAGGCCACCAGTGTAGTCCTCACAAACAGTGGAAACCTAGCCCTCACATCAGCATCTGCCCAACCGTTGTGGGAAAGCTTCGACTACCCAACAGATGTTGTGCTCCCTGGCGCCAAATTTGGCTGGAACAAGGTCACCGGTTTGAACCGTCGGGGAATCTCGAGAAAGAGCATCGTTGATCCGGGGCTTGGCTCATATAGCATCGAGCTAGACACCAATGGCAAAGGGATAGTTCTCAAGCGCCGCAAACCCTCGGTAGAGTATCGGGTTTATGCACCCGAAACTTCAGATATATTGAAACttttaccaagaatccagaagatttTACAATTGGACCGAcgaacaaatggtttgattgtcCCAAATTATACCAATAACCAAGAAGAGGAGTACTATATTTACACCTCGCCAGATGAATCATCCTCCTCATTTCTCTCGCTAGACATCTCTGGTCAAATCAAGCTGAATATCTGGTCACAAGCCAATCAATCTTGGCAAGCTGTATTTGCCGACCCTGTTGATGTCTGCACCCCAGCTGCAACCTGCGGACCTTTCACGGTATGCGACGCCAATGCGCAACCACCATGTGATTGCATGGAGAACTTCTCTAAGAAGTCGCCACAACATTGGGCGTTTGGTGATCGAACACATGGGTGCATCAGAAATACACCGCTATATTGCACCAGTGGCAAGAACACGACAACTTCGACAGACATGTTCCACCCAATTGCTAAAGTTACATTGCCCTACAACTCGCAAAGTGTAAACCTTGCTACCACTCGTAGTAAGTGTGAGGAATCTTGTCTCAGCTCATGCTCCTGCACGGCTTATTCCTATAGCAATAGCAATTGCTCTGTCTGGCATGGGAAACTGCTTGCTGTAAGTCTCAGTGATGGCCTTGAAATTAGTTCTGAAGATATTCTTTACCTGCGCCTTGCCGCCAAAGATCTGCCAAGTTTGGGAAAAGACAAAAGAAAACCAAATGTTGGAGTTGTTACTGCTGCAAGCATTAGTAGTTTTGGGTTACTAATTCTCATGTTGTTGTTAGTGATTTGGAGGAAAAAACTTGGATGGTGTGGTTCGCCGTTATACGCCAATCAAGGCCCTAGTGGGTTAATCGCGTTTAGATACATTGATTTAGCTCATGCTACAAAAAACTTCTCTGAACATTTGGGAACAGGTGGTTTTGGttctgtatataaaggagcactAAGTGACTCGACTACTATAGCCGTAAAAAGGCTTGATGGTGCCCGCCAGGGGGAGAAGCAATTCAGAGCTGAG ACTTTGGGATGGCAGCTTTTGTGGGCAGGAACTTTAGTCGAGTCTTGA
- the LOC109777032 gene encoding G-type lectin S-receptor-like serine/threonine-protein kinase At2g19130 → MAMVPLHILLGLLLLLHTTPPCSSATDTLVAGQVLTIGDKLVSANGRFALGFFNWFQFQPPSDNWYLGIWFNNIPVFTTVWVANRDDPVIDPKPNLTQLKISSDGNLAIAHHAAVIWVTRIVNKNSTQTSSIDTTRLVLMDTANLVLTSSSGQALWESFDYPTDVVLPGAKFGWNKLTGSNRPVISRKSTFDPGLGSYSIELDTNGNGIVLKRRKPSVVYRAYVPKTSATLKLLPRIQKMLQLDPRTKGSIAPEYVNNREEEYYMYTSPDETSCSFLSLDISSQIKLNIWSQAEQSWQTIFADPLDSCASPVTCGPFTVCDGRAQPPCDCMESFSKKSPWHSEFGDQTQGCIRNTPLNCSSDENTTSSTDMFHPIARVTLPYNSQSVNLATTHTKCEEACLSSCSCTAYSYGNKNCSVWHGKLLGVNLNDGIEIYSEDILFLRLAAKDLPSLPKDKRKPNVKVVTAASISCFGLLMLMTLLVICRKKLRWSSSPLYGNYAPSGITVFTYTDLTRATKKFSEKIGTGGFGSVYKGMLSDSTTIAVKRLDGTRQGEKQFRAEVSSIGLIQHVSLVKLIGFCCQGDNRLLVYEHMSNGSLDSHLFQSDATVLNWKTRYQIVLGVARGLFYLHQSCRKCIIHCDIKPENILLDASFFPKVADFGMATFVGRNFSRVLTTFRGTIGYLAPEWLSGVAITPKVDVYSFGMVLFEIISGRRNSLGENSGSCDLAEYFPIQVMSKLHGDDMQSLVDPQLQGIFDSEQVERVCKVALWCIQDNESHRPTMSEVVRVLEGLNEIDLLPTPRLLAAITERPNGTETSV, encoded by the coding sequence ATGGCCATGGTTCCCCTCCACATATTACTCGGCCTTCTCCTCCTCTTGCACACCACTCCTCCATGCTCCTCTGCAACTGATACTCTCGTGGCGGGTCAGGTGCTCACCATAGGGGACAAGCTCGTCTCAGCAAACGGCAGGTTCGCACTCGGCTTCTTCAACTGGTTCCAGTTCCAGCCACCGAGCGACAACTGGTACCTTGGCATATGGTTCAACAACATACCAGTTTTTACTACAGTGTGGGTCGCCAATAGGGATGACCCAGTCATCGACCCCAAACCCAACCTAACACAGCTCAAAATCTCAAGCGATGGCAATCTTGCCATCGCACACCATGCCGCTGTAATCTGGGTCACTCGTATTGTAAACAAAAATAGCACACAAACCAGCAGCATAGACACCACCCGTCTAGTCCTCATGGACACTGCAAACCTAGTCCTTACATCATCATCTGGCCAAGCGTTGTGGGAAAGCTTTGACTACCCAACGGATGTTGTACTTCCTGGCGCCAAATTTGGCTGGAACAAACTCACCGGTTCGAACCGTCCAGTAATCTCGAGAAAGAGCACCTTTGATCCGGGCCTTGGCTCGTATAGCATCGAGCTAGACACCAATGGCAATGGGATTGTCCTCAAGCGCCGCAAACCCTCGGTAGTGTATCGGGCTTATGTGCCTAAAACATCAGCGACATTGAAACTTTTGCCAAGAATTCAGAAGATGCTACAATTGGATCCACGGACAAAAGGCTCGATTGCCCCAGAATATGTCAATAACAGAGAAGAGGAGTACTACATGTATACTTCACCGGATGAAACATCTTGCTCATTTCTCTCGCTAGACATCTCTAGTCAGATCAAGCTCAATATCTGGTCACAAGCCGAACAATCTTGGCAAACCATATTTGCCGACCCTCTTGATTCCTGCGCCTCGCCCGTAACGTGCGGACCTTTCACGGTGTGTGACGGCCGTGCGCAGCCGCCCTGTGACTGCATGGAGAGCTTCTCTAAGAAGTCCCCCTGGCATTCGGAGTTTGGTGATCAAACACAAGGGTGCATCAGAAATACACCACTAAATTGCTCCAGTGACGAGAACACGACAAGTTCAACAGACATGTTCCACCCCATTGCTCGGGTTACATTGCCCTACAACTCACAAAGCGTAAACCTTGCTACCACTCATACTAAGTGTGAGGAAGCTTGTCTCAGCTCGTGCTCCTGCACTGCTTATTCCTatggcaataaaaattgctctgtCTGGCATGGAAAATTGCTTGGTGTAAATCTCAATGATGGCATTGAAATTTATTCTGAAGATATTCTTTTCCTCCGCCTTGCAGCCAAAGATTTGCCAAGTTTGCCGAAGGACAAAAGAAAACCAAATGTCAAAGTTGTTACTGCTGCAAGCATTAGTTGTTTTGGGTTACTAATGCTCATGACGTTGCTAGTAATTTGCAGGAAAAAACTCAGGTGGTCTAGTTCGCCATTATACGGCAATTATGCCCCTAGTGGGATTACGGTGTTTACATACACCGATTTAACTCGTGCTACTAAAAAGTTCTCTGAAAAGATAGGAACAGGTGGTTTTGGTTCTGTATACAAGGGAATGTTAAGTGACTCAACTACTATAGCAGTGAAAAGGCTTGATGGTACCCGTCAGGGAGAGAAGCAATTCAGAGCCGAGGTGAGCTCAATCGGACTGATCCAACATGTCAGCCTGGTGAAATTGATTGGTTTCTGCTGCCAAGGAGATAATAGATTGCTTGTGTACGAACACATGTCAAATGGATCACTAGATAGTCATCTATTTCAGAGTGATGCCACTGTTCTAAATTGGAAAACGAGGTACCAGATAGTCCTAGGAGTTGCTAGAGGCTTGTTCTACTTGCATCAGAGTTGCCGCAAGTGCATCATACACTGTGATATTAAGCCAGAAAACATACTTCTTGATGCATCATTTTTCCCTAAAGTTGCAGATTTCGGGATGGCAACATTTGTCGGAAGGAATTTTAGCCGGGTCCTGACCACATTCAGAGGAACAATAGGCTATCTTGCCCCAGAGTGGCTTAGCGGAGTTGCTATCACACCAAAAGTTGATGTTTACAGCTTTGGCATGGTACTGTTCGAGATCATATCAGGAAGGCGAAATTCGCTCGGAGAAAATAGTGGCAGCTGTGATCTTGCTGAATATTTTCCTATCCAAGTCATGAGCAAGCTTCATGGGGATGACATGCAGAGTTTGGTGGATCCACAGCTACAAGGCATCTTCGATTCAGAACAAGTTGAAAGGGTATGCAAAGTTGCATTATGGTGCATCCAAGATAACGAGTCTCACCGGCCAACAATGAGTGAAGTGGTTCGAGTTCTTGAGGGTCTCAACGAGATTGATCTGCTTCCAACGCCAAGACTACTTGCAGCTATAACTGAGCGGCCTAATGGAACTGAAACTTCAGTGTAA